A part of Chlorocebus sabaeus isolate Y175 chromosome 28, mChlSab1.0.hap1, whole genome shotgun sequence genomic DNA contains:
- the LOC119621381 gene encoding large ribosomal subunit protein eL31, with protein MAPAKKGGEKKKGRSAINEVVTREYTINIHKRIHGVGFKKRAPRALKEIRKFAMKEMGTPDVRIDTRLNKAVWAKGIRNVPYRIRVRLSRKRNEDEDSPNKLYTLVTYVPVTTFKNLQTVNVDEN; from the coding sequence ATGGCTCCCGCAAAGAAGGGTGGCGAGAAGAAAAAGGGCCGTTCTGCCATCAACGAGGTGGTGACCCGAGAATACACCATCAACATTCACAAGCGCATCCATGGAGTGGGCTTCAAGAAGCGTGCCCCTCGGGCACTCAAAGAGATTCGGAAATTTGCCATGAAGGAGATGGGAACTCCAGATGTGCGCATTGACACCAGGCTCAACAAAGCTGTCTGGGCCAAAGGAATAAGGAATGTCCCATACCGAATCCGTGTGCGGCTGTCCAGAAAACGTAATGAGGATGAAGATTCACCAAATAAGCTCTATACTTTGGTTACCTATGTACCTGTTACCACTTTCAAAAATCTACAGACAGTCAATGTGGATGAGAACTAA